A stretch of Pantanalinema sp. DNA encodes these proteins:
- the pseC gene encoding UDP-4-amino-4,6-dideoxy-N-acetyl-beta-L-altrosamine transaminase: MSASIPYGRQWISEQDIAAVVEALRSDWLTQGPLVARFEEALAEKVGARYAVAVANGTAALHLAALAAGFGAGDEVITTPNTFVASANCVLYAGARPVLADIDPQTYCIDPVAVRARLTPATRGLIPVHFAGQPCDMAALGAIAREHGLTVIEDAAHAIGATYQVDGVTYRVGSCAHSAMTIFSFHPVKHVTTGEGGAITTNDPALYQKLVQLRTHGITRNPERLTRNEGPWYYEMQELGFNYRLTDFQCALGLQQLKRLDDFVARRRAIAAAYDQAFGAESELIVPFERPDASSSYHLYVVQFRTADRRKAFERLRELGLGVNVHYIPVHLQPYYARELGCRPGDYPQAEAYYGRAVSLPMYPGMSDEEVARVIALVRQTVRELAA; the protein is encoded by the coding sequence ATGTCCGCATCCATTCCCTATGGCCGCCAGTGGATCTCCGAGCAGGACATCGCGGCGGTCGTCGAGGCCTTGCGATCCGACTGGCTCACCCAGGGCCCCCTGGTTGCGCGCTTCGAGGAAGCCCTCGCCGAGAAGGTCGGCGCCCGCTATGCGGTTGCCGTCGCCAACGGCACCGCGGCGCTGCATCTGGCCGCCCTTGCCGCGGGCTTCGGCGCGGGGGACGAGGTCATCACCACCCCCAACACCTTCGTCGCCTCGGCCAACTGCGTCCTCTACGCCGGCGCGCGCCCCGTGCTCGCCGACATCGATCCCCAGACCTACTGCATCGACCCTGTTGCGGTCAGAGCACGCCTGACCCCCGCCACCAGGGGCCTGATTCCCGTTCATTTCGCGGGCCAGCCTTGCGACATGGCCGCTCTCGGTGCGATCGCCCGGGAGCACGGCCTGACCGTCATCGAGGATGCGGCCCATGCCATCGGGGCCACCTACCAGGTGGACGGCGTGACGTATCGGGTGGGATCCTGCGCGCACAGCGCCATGACCATCTTCTCCTTCCACCCGGTCAAGCACGTGACCACCGGTGAGGGCGGAGCGATCACCACCAACGACCCCGCACTGTACCAGAAGCTCGTCCAGCTCAGGACCCACGGCATCACGCGTAACCCCGAGCGCCTGACCCGCAACGAGGGCCCCTGGTACTACGAGATGCAGGAGCTGGGCTTCAACTACCGCCTCACCGACTTCCAGTGCGCCCTGGGCCTGCAGCAGCTCAAGCGCCTGGATGACTTCGTCGCGCGCCGCCGGGCGATCGCCGCTGCCTACGACCAGGCCTTCGGGGCGGAGTCCGAGCTGATCGTTCCCTTCGAGCGGCCCGATGCCTCCTCGTCCTATCACCTGTACGTCGTGCAGTTCCGGACCGCGGACCGCCGTAAGGCCTTCGAGCGCTTGCGCGAGCTGGGGCTCGGGGTGAACGTCCACTACATCCCGGTCCACCTACAGCCGTATTACGCGCGCGAGCTGGGATGCCGCCCGGGGGATTACCCGCAGGCCGAGGCCTATTACGGGCGCGCCGTCTCGCTTCCGATGTATCCCGGGATGAGCGACGAGGAGGTCGCGCGCGTGATCGCACTGGTGAGGCAGACGGTACGGGAGCTTGCGGCATGA
- a CDS encoding glycosyltransferase family protein, which produces MRTVAIIQARMGSSRLPGKILMPLGDRTVLEHVVARTRACPLIDEVVVATTQGPQDDVLLPVLERLGVPCFRGSEGDVLERYYQAALQQRADVVVRVTSDCPLLDPQVLTRLLEAFFVARAGETPCDYLSNTLTRTFPRGLDAEVFSFEALAQAHAEAREPYEREHVTPFLYFHPDRFALNDFRDDADASGHRWTLDTIDDYRLIEALYAALYRPNELFSTREALSYLDRHPQLVQLNAHVEQKKIQEGA; this is translated from the coding sequence ATGAGGACGGTTGCGATCATCCAGGCCCGAATGGGGTCTTCCCGGTTGCCGGGCAAGATTCTGATGCCGCTCGGGGATCGGACCGTCCTGGAGCACGTGGTGGCGCGAACCCGGGCATGCCCTTTGATCGACGAGGTGGTCGTCGCGACGACGCAAGGGCCGCAAGACGATGTCCTTCTCCCGGTGCTCGAGCGCCTGGGCGTGCCGTGTTTTCGCGGAAGCGAGGGCGACGTCCTGGAGCGTTACTATCAGGCGGCACTGCAGCAGCGTGCCGACGTGGTGGTCCGGGTCACCTCCGATTGTCCGTTGCTCGATCCTCAAGTGCTGACGCGCTTGCTGGAGGCCTTCTTCGTCGCACGTGCGGGCGAGACCCCATGCGACTACCTGAGCAACACGCTCACCCGAACCTTTCCGCGCGGCCTGGACGCCGAGGTCTTCAGCTTCGAGGCCCTCGCGCAGGCGCATGCCGAGGCGCGCGAGCCATACGAGCGCGAGCACGTGACGCCCTTCCTCTACTTCCATCCGGATCGCTTCGCCCTCAACGACTTCAGGGATGACGCCGACGCCTCGGGTCACCGCTGGACCCTGGACACGATCGACGACTACCGGCTGATCGAGGCGCTTTACGCCGCGCTCTACCGACCGAACGAGCTCTTCTCGACCCGGGAGGCGCTTTCCTATCTGGATCGCCACCCACAGCTGGTTCAGCTCAACGCCCACGTCGAGCAGAAGAAGATCCAGGAGGGCGCATGA
- the pseG gene encoding UDP-2,4-diacetamido-2,4,6-trideoxy-beta-L-altropyranose hydrolase, translated as MRVVFRADASQEIGSGHVARCLVIARLLRARGAQVSFLCRELQGHLCDFVERQGFEVHRLPRPEAPLAPGFARLAHAAWLGVSWEEDAAQAAAYLSALPAPPDWLVVDHYALDARWEEALRPHFNRLMVIDDLADRPHACDLLLDQNLHPGFEHRYEALVPAGCRLLLGSRFALLRPEFAWARRDLRLRSGALSRLLVFYGGSDPTNETLKALRALRSLADPAWRIDVVLGAANPHREAIEAFCRDWPQVALHTQVDRMAELMASADLALGAGGVTTWERAALGLPCVASAIAYNQESILRGAAEAGILFNLGKVEDVTEEAIAAAIENLAADPAALQAMGEAGRARVDEWGAFRVLAELGAASYRITVVSDASSWINAHVPEFVRMLEAQGHHVSWVHEVARIPAGDFVFYWGCGQIVSAEVLARNRHNLVIHESALPHGKGWSPLTWQILEGRAEVPVTLFEAMPAVDSGPIYLRGTMRFRGTELVDELRAIQAQETLRLSLAFIEGYPEVVHQASPQLGDATYYPRRTREDSRLDPERSLADQMNLLRVVDNERYPAFFDWGGERYVLAVHKADAPQKGA; from the coding sequence ATGAGGGTCGTGTTCCGGGCCGATGCCTCACAGGAGATCGGCAGCGGGCACGTGGCGCGCTGCCTGGTCATCGCCCGTCTGCTGCGCGCGCGCGGCGCTCAGGTCTCGTTCCTCTGCCGGGAGCTGCAAGGCCACCTTTGCGACTTCGTCGAGCGGCAGGGCTTCGAGGTGCATCGCCTCCCGCGGCCCGAGGCGCCTTTGGCACCCGGTTTCGCGCGCCTCGCGCATGCCGCCTGGCTGGGGGTGAGCTGGGAAGAGGATGCGGCGCAAGCGGCGGCCTACCTGAGCGCGCTCCCGGCTCCTCCCGATTGGCTCGTGGTGGACCACTACGCCCTGGACGCACGCTGGGAAGAGGCCCTGCGCCCCCATTTCAACCGCCTGATGGTCATCGACGACCTGGCGGATCGCCCTCACGCGTGCGACCTCCTGCTGGACCAGAACCTTCACCCGGGCTTTGAGCACCGCTACGAGGCCCTGGTGCCGGCGGGATGCCGCCTTTTGCTGGGATCGCGCTTCGCGCTGTTGCGGCCCGAGTTCGCCTGGGCGCGCCGGGATCTGCGCCTGCGGAGCGGCGCGCTATCGCGTCTTCTCGTCTTCTATGGCGGGAGCGATCCGACCAACGAGACCCTCAAGGCCCTCCGGGCCCTGCGCTCGCTCGCGGATCCCGCGTGGCGCATCGACGTGGTGCTTGGAGCGGCTAACCCTCATCGAGAGGCGATCGAGGCATTCTGCCGCGACTGGCCGCAGGTGGCCCTGCATACGCAGGTGGACCGGATGGCCGAGTTGATGGCTTCGGCGGACCTTGCGCTGGGAGCGGGGGGCGTGACGACCTGGGAGCGCGCTGCCCTGGGCTTGCCTTGCGTGGCCTCGGCCATCGCCTACAACCAGGAGTCGATCCTGAGGGGGGCGGCAGAGGCCGGTATCCTCTTCAACCTCGGGAAGGTCGAGGACGTCACCGAAGAGGCGATCGCCGCGGCGATCGAGAACCTGGCGGCGGATCCCGCTGCCCTGCAGGCGATGGGGGAGGCCGGCCGCGCGCGGGTCGACGAGTGGGGGGCCTTCCGGGTTCTGGCTGAACTGGGTGCCGCCTCGTATCGCATCACCGTGGTCTCGGATGCGTCCAGCTGGATCAACGCCCACGTGCCGGAGTTCGTCCGGATGCTGGAGGCCCAGGGTCACCACGTGAGCTGGGTGCACGAGGTCGCCCGGATCCCGGCGGGGGATTTCGTCTTCTACTGGGGATGCGGCCAGATCGTCTCGGCCGAGGTTTTGGCGCGCAATCGCCACAACCTGGTGATCCACGAGAGCGCCCTGCCTCACGGCAAGGGCTGGTCGCCCCTGACCTGGCAGATCCTCGAGGGCCGCGCAGAGGTCCCCGTGACCCTGTTCGAGGCGATGCCCGCGGTCGACAGCGGCCCGATCTATCTCCGAGGGACCATGCGTTTTCGGGGGACCGAGCTGGTGGACGAGCTGCGCGCGATCCAGGCCCAGGAAACCCTGCGTCTCTCTCTTGCTTTCATCGAGGGTTACCCCGAGGTGGTGCACCAGGCGAGCCCTCAGCTGGGCGACGCCACCTATTATCCACGGCGCACCCGGGAGGACAGCCGCCTCGATCCCGAGCGTTCGCTCGCGGATCAGATGAACCTGTTGCGGGTGGTCGACAATGAGCGCTACCCCGCTTTCTTCGACTGGGGCGGGGAGCGCTACGTGCTTGCCGTCCACAAGGCGGATGCCCCGCAGAAAGGCGCTTGA
- a CDS encoding PIG-L family deacetylase yields MSRTVLVVAAHPDDEVLGCGATIAKHAGAGDRVHVVIMAEGLTSRDAKRDRAGQSEALSELAQAAHRANEILSVASLKLLDFPDNRMDSRDRLDVIKVVEQAVAEHRPSLVYTHHAGDVNIDHRRIHEAVVTACRPMPGGFVETLLFFEVPSSTEWQPPHSAAPFLPNWFEPVEDTLAIKQEALRAYHSEMRAWPHARSYEAVEHLARWRGASVGVEAAEAFMLGRRVARRP; encoded by the coding sequence GTGAGCCGCACCGTGCTCGTCGTCGCCGCGCACCCGGATGATGAGGTTCTCGGCTGCGGGGCGACCATCGCCAAGCATGCCGGGGCCGGTGATCGCGTTCACGTGGTCATCATGGCCGAAGGGCTGACCAGCCGCGACGCGAAGCGCGATCGCGCCGGGCAAAGCGAGGCCCTCTCCGAGCTGGCCCAGGCTGCCCATCGCGCCAACGAGATCCTCTCGGTCGCCTCGCTGAAGCTGCTCGACTTTCCGGATAACCGCATGGACAGCCGCGATCGCCTCGACGTGATCAAGGTCGTCGAGCAGGCGGTCGCCGAGCACCGCCCGAGTCTCGTCTACACGCACCATGCCGGCGACGTGAACATCGACCACCGTCGGATCCACGAGGCGGTCGTCACCGCCTGCCGTCCCATGCCGGGGGGCTTCGTCGAGACCCTGCTCTTCTTCGAGGTCCCCTCCAGCACCGAGTGGCAGCCCCCGCATTCGGCGGCGCCCTTCTTGCCCAACTGGTTCGAGCCGGTCGAGGACACCCTCGCGATCAAGCAGGAGGCCCTGCGCGCCTACCACTCCGAGATGCGGGCCTGGCCCCATGCCCGATCGTACGAGGCGGTCGAGCACCTGGCGCGCTGGCGCGGGGCGAGCGTTGGAGTCGAGGCCGCCGAGGCCTTCATGCTGGGGCGCCGCGTGGCGCGTCGTCCATAG
- the pseI gene encoding pseudaminic acid synthase has product MQEIVVQGVSIGPSARPFVIAEMSGNHNQSLERALAIVEAAARAGAHALKIQTYTADTMTLDLAEGRFFIDDANSLWKGKSLHQLYQEAYTPWEWHRAIFDRCRELGMIGFSTPFDATAVDFLESLDVPLYKIASFENADLPLIRKVAATGKPMIISTGMATLAELDETVRTAREAGCRDLVLLKCTSTYPATPQNTNLLTIPHMRELFGVQVGLSDHTMGIGAAVASVALGATVIEKHFTLARADGGVDSTFSLEPAELAALAVESERAWQAMGRVTYGPLEREKPSMQFRRSLYVAQDMREGERFTLENLRVVRPGYGLSPKFYDLLLGRTVGRDVPKGTPLSWDLLS; this is encoded by the coding sequence ATGCAGGAGATCGTCGTTCAAGGGGTTTCGATCGGCCCGTCCGCGCGCCCCTTCGTCATCGCCGAGATGTCCGGGAACCACAACCAGTCCCTGGAGCGGGCGCTCGCGATCGTGGAGGCGGCGGCACGCGCGGGGGCGCACGCGCTGAAGATCCAGACCTACACCGCCGACACCATGACCCTGGATCTCGCCGAAGGGCGCTTCTTCATCGACGACGCGAACAGCCTCTGGAAGGGCAAGTCGCTCCACCAGCTCTACCAGGAGGCCTACACCCCCTGGGAGTGGCACCGGGCGATCTTCGACCGCTGCCGGGAGCTCGGCATGATCGGCTTCAGCACCCCCTTCGACGCCACCGCGGTGGACTTCCTGGAGTCGCTCGACGTTCCCCTGTACAAGATCGCTTCCTTCGAGAACGCCGATCTTCCCCTGATCCGGAAGGTGGCGGCCACGGGCAAGCCCATGATCATCTCGACCGGCATGGCCACGCTGGCCGAGCTGGACGAGACGGTACGCACCGCCCGCGAGGCGGGGTGCCGGGATCTCGTCCTGCTCAAGTGCACGAGCACCTATCCGGCGACCCCGCAGAACACCAACCTCCTGACGATTCCGCACATGCGCGAGCTGTTCGGGGTGCAGGTGGGCCTCTCCGATCACACCATGGGCATCGGGGCCGCCGTCGCGAGCGTGGCGCTCGGGGCGACCGTGATCGAGAAGCACTTCACCTTGGCCCGGGCAGACGGAGGGGTGGACTCCACCTTCTCGCTCGAGCCCGCGGAACTTGCGGCCTTGGCGGTCGAGAGCGAGCGTGCCTGGCAGGCCATGGGGCGAGTGACCTACGGGCCCCTCGAGCGCGAGAAGCCGTCCATGCAGTTCCGGCGCTCGCTGTACGTCGCCCAGGACATGCGAGAAGGTGAGCGATTCACGCTGGAGAACCTCCGCGTGGTGCGTCCGGGCTACGGCCTTTCCCCCAAGTTCTACGATCTGCTTCTCGGACGTACGGTGGGCCGCGATGTTCCAAAGGGAACGCCACTGAGCTGGGACCTTCTTAGTTAG